In Zingiber officinale cultivar Zhangliang chromosome 8B, Zo_v1.1, whole genome shotgun sequence, a single genomic region encodes these proteins:
- the LOC122016907 gene encoding tyrosine-protein phosphatase DSP5-like: MILELAAALEEQRESPQCLRTLARSAVEDVMLIPPPNFGVVDRGIYRSGFPAADCLPFLEALELRSIVCLCPDPYSEENAEFVRSHGIRLFQFGIEGSRESINDSSYTIMEALRVLLDARNHPILIHCKRGKHRTGCVVGCFRRLQNWCMTSVHEEYVKFASTKARPSDMVFIEKFDISQMMECVFGIIYRYHFSGHQARRLVYQKIS; encoded by the exons ATGATCTTGGAACTCGCAGCGGCGCTGGAGGAGCAACGGGAATCGCCACAGTGTTTGCGAACCCTAGCGAGGAGCGCCGTGGAGGATGTGATGCTGATTCCGCCTCCCAATTTCGGGGTAGTAGACAGGGGCATCTACCGCTCGGGGTTCCCTGCCGCCGATTGCCTCCCCTTCTTGGAGGCTCTCGAGCTGCGATCCATCGT GTGCTTGTGCCCGGATCCATACTCAGAGGAGAATGCTGAGTTCGTCAGATCACACGGGATTCGGCTCTTCCAGTTTGGGATCGAAGGGAGCAGG GAGTCCATAAATGATTCTAGTTATACCATCATGGAGGCTCTCAGAGTCTTGCTCG ATGCAAGGAATCATCCAATTCTGATACACTGCAAAAGAGGAAAG CACCGGACTGGTTGCGTCGTAGGCTGCTTCAGGAGATTACAAAACTGGTGCATGACCTCTGTGCACGAAGAATATGTAAAATTTGCATCCACCAAGGCCCGGCCATCAGACATGGTCTTTATTGAGAAATTTGATATTTCACAGATGATGGAGTGTGTTTTCGGGATAATATACCGGTACCATTTTTCTGGCCACCAGGCTCGGCGCCTTGTTTATCAAAAGATATCTTGA